The following are from one region of the Salvia splendens isolate huo1 chromosome 2, SspV2, whole genome shotgun sequence genome:
- the LOC121764489 gene encoding uncharacterized protein LOC121764489, which produces MTAEKAPPALLHELLKEEQEPFHLKTYIANKQSQIKALQLRKPRPGPATNSLRKHACFLSLTASPLKSPCKSPVFLHFPSLTHAALRIQKQPPRSRFSFLSSFLKRLKNRSRAITKSTPPNHTEEEEHKSLNFEASTSSRVSDEICGEFCLNDDDSCFCTSPFRFSLHHSPSSTGRLTPEFSSPPASPRRRAKQQAKENSDNVQGDEGEEKEQCSPVSVLDPPFDEDDVCESGRADEEEEEDEYEDEEEYDMDCSYENVQRAKQKLMHRLRRFELLAELDPVELEKKLQVEGSDDEGHVERDGDESFSPYRQQHGAEPLSADMKRLVSDLIVEEKRHMDQSGGSEVMMGRICNRLDSWKAVEFDTVDMMIGLDFKKEVDGWSKHGEQVQETTAEIEVAIYLLLIQELTEELLIS; this is translated from the exons ATGACGGCCGAGAAGGCTCCGCCGGCGCTGCTGCATGAGCTGCTGAAAGAGGAGCAAGAGCCCTTCCATCTCAAAACCTACATTGCCAACAAACAATCCCAAATCAAAGCCCTCCAGCTCCGCAAGCCCCGCCCAGGCCCAGCAACAAACAGCCTCCGCAAACACGCCTGCTTCCTCTCCTTAACCGCCTCTCCCCTCAAGAGCCCCTGCAAGTCCCCCGTCTTCCTCCACTTCCCCTCCCTCACCCACGCCGCTCTCCGCATCCAAAAACAACCGCCCCGCTCCCGCTTCTCCTTCCTCTCCTCCTTCCTTAAACGCCTCAAGAACCGCAGCCGCGCCATTACTAAATCCACTCCACCAAATCATaccgaagaagaagaacatAAGTCTTTAAATTTCGAGGCGTCGACCAGCAGCCGCGTTTCTGACGAGATTTGCGGCGAGTTTTGTCTCAACGACGACGACTCGTGTTTCTGCACCAGTCCCTTTCGATTCTCTCTTCACCACAGCCCCTCCTCCACCGGCCGCCTCACGCCCGAGTTTTCCTCGCCGCCGGCCTCGCCCCGCCGCCGCGCAAAGCAACAG GCGAAGGAAAATTCAGATAATGTGCAAGGAGACGAGGGGGAAGAGAAGGAGCAATGCAGTCCGGTATCGGTGTTGGATCCTCCATTTGATGAGGACGATGTGTGTGAAAGCGGTCGTGcagacgaggaggaagaagaagatgaatatGAAGACGAAGAAGAGTATGATATGGATTGCAGCTATGAGAATGTACAGA GGGCCAAACAGAAGCTTATGCACAGGCTAAGGAGATTTGAATTACTCGCGGAATTAGACCCTGTTGAGCTCGAGAAGAAGCTGCAGGTCGAAGGATCAGATGACGAAGGCCATGTGGAACGAGATGGGGATGAATCATTTTCACCCTACAGACAGCAGCACGGTGCGGAGCCATTGTCAGCTGACATGAAGAGGCTCGTGTCGGATCTCATAGTCGAGGAGAAGAGGCATATGGATCAGTCGGGAGGCAGTGAAGTCATGATGGGGCGAATCTGCAACCGATTGGATTCATGGAAGGCGGTCGAGTTTGACACCGTAGATATGATGATAGGATTGGATTTCAAGAAAGAAGTAGATGGATGGAGTAAGCATGGGGAGCAAGTTCAGGAAACAACAGCAGAAATTGAGGTTGCAATCTATTTGCTTCTAATTCAAGAATTGACAGAGGAATTGTTGATCTCATGA
- the LOC121764499 gene encoding trihelix transcription factor PTL-like gives MVSKPFSVRTRSASAAPLTTAFPPSSSSSLGGVENMEDQYGMADLRHYINGRPLFPQIQSPPDLLSAHRAAHPYDMLIFTSDSAAAAANNNAAANSNAFESGGAGRWPRQETLNLLEIRSRLDPKFKEANQKGPLWDEVSRIMCEEHGYQRSSKKCREKFENLYKYYKKTKEGKAGRQDGKHYRFFRQLEALYGTTEANISSVSISEAAHHTSGPTPKASDTSLSLSNYSDADTSSSDDSDDTKKSGWKVKIRDFIDAQMKRLMEKQEAWMEKMVRMIEEKERERAAREEEWRKHDAARIEREHRFWAGERAWIEARDAALMNALHKLTGKESHWTECEISKLIQLATEMEGRFDEEMVWEEIAAKMGCFGHERSAAACKEKWESIHNYVNKKRRDSNSNYQSNVYCEQGLNNDHGSSSSAATGISESCFRYFMGDAY, from the exons ATGGTTTCAAAACCTTTTTCAGTAAGGACACGATCCGCCTCTGCCGCTCCACTCACCACTGCTTttcctccttcttcttcttcttctctcggCGGTGTAGAAAACATGGAAGATCAATACGGCATGGCCGATCTGCGCCACTACATCAACGGCCGCCCTTTATTCCCCCAAATCCAGTCTCCGCCTGACTTACTCTCCGCCCACCGCGCCGCCCACCCTTACGACATGCTCATCTTCACCTCCgattccgccgccgccgcagccaATAACAACGCCGCCGCTAACAGCAACGCCTTCGAGAGCGGCGGCGCAGGGAGATGGCCGCGCCAGGAGACGCTGAATCTTCTGGAGATCAGATCGAGACTGGATCCCAAATTCAAGGAGGCCAACCAAAAGGGCCCCTTGTGGGATGAAGTCTCAAG gATAATGTGTGAGGAGCATGGCTACCAGAGGAGCAGCAAGAAATGCAGAGAGAAATTCGAGAATTTGTACAAATATTACAAGAAGACCAAAGAAGGCAAGGCCGGCAGACAAGACGGCAAGCACTACAGATTTTTCCGGCAGCTCGAAGCTCTCTACGGCACCACCGAAGCTAACATTAGTTCAGTTTCAATTTCGGAAGCAGCTCATCACACTTCAGGTCCAACTCCAAAGGCCTCCGACACGAGCCTCAGCCTCTCCAATTACTCAGACGCCGACACGAGCTCTTCCGACGACAGCGACGATACGAAGAAGAGCGGGTGGAAGGTCAAAATTAGGGATTTCATCGACGCGCAGATGAAGAGGCTGATGGAGAAGCAGGAGGCATGGATGGAGAAGATGGTGAGGATGATCGAGGagaaggagagggagagggcGGCGAGAGAGGAGGAGTGGCGGAAACACGACGCCGCCAGGATCGAGAGAGAGCACAGGTTCTGGGCGGGCGAGCGCGCGTGGATCGAAGCGCGCGACGCCGCCTTGATGAACGCCTTGCACAAGCTCACCGGGAAAGAGAGCCACTGGACGGAATGCGAGATCAGCAAGCTGATCCAGCTGGCGACGGAGATGGAGGGGAGATTCGATGAGGAGATGGTTTGGGAGGAGATCGCGGCGAAGATGGGGTGTTTTGGGCATGAGAGGAGCGCTGCGGCTTGCAAGGAGAAATGGGAAAGCATCCATAATTATGTGAACAAGAAGAGAAGAGATAGCAACAGCAATTATCAAAGCAATGTTTATTGTGAGCAAGGCTTGAACAATGATCATGGAAGCTCCTCGTCGGCAGCGACGGGCATTAGCGAGAGCTGCTTCAGGTACTTCATGGGAGATGCTTATTGA